GCGGTACGACTGGCACAGCGCGCGGGAGTACGCCGAGGCCAAGTCCGACGTGGTGGAGGCGATCCTCGCCCGCGCCCCCGACACCTAGGTCCTGTTTTTCGGACGCTTGTCCTGCTGCGCGCCGCCCCGGCACACCGCCCGGCGGCGTTCTCGTCGGTCGACGGAGGGTCCGCTCCGCCTCCCTCCTCGGCCGTGCCGGGCGGCACCGGAGACGCCGCTCGCGACGAACAGCGCCCGAAAAACAGGACCTAGGCTGTCCGGTGGACGCCGTTCGCGGTGGGGCGAGCGCCCGCCGGGCGGGAGCCGGTCCCCGCACCGCCGGCGCGTCAGCGCAGCGCGCGCAACTGCTCGGTGAACCACCGTTGCGGGGGTGCCGCGGCGGCGGCCTCGGCGAGGCGCCCGCAGCGCGCGGCGCGCTCCTGTCGGGGCATGGACAGCGCGGCGTGCAGGGCGTTGGCCGTCTCGGTGACGTCGAACGGGTTGACGAGCAGCGCGTCCGCGCCGAGCTCGTCGGCCGCGCCCGCCTCGGTGGACAGCACCAGCGCGCACCCGTCGTCGGAAACCGTGACCCCCTCCTTGGCGACCAGGTTCATACCGTCCCGGACGGGGTTCACCAGCAGCGCGTCCGCCATCCGGTAGGCGGCCAGCGACCGGGGGAAGTCGTCGTCCATCTCCAGAACCAGCGGGGTCCACTCGGCGGTGGCGAACTCGTCGTTGATCTCCTTGGCCATGCTCCGCACCGTCTCGGTGTACTCCCGGTACTCCGGAACGTCGCCCCGGCTGGGGTAGACGAAGGCGAGGTGGGTGACCGCGCCGCGCCACTCGGGGCGAGTGGTGAGGAGCTCACGGTAGGCCGCGAACCCGCGCACGATGTTCTTGGAGAGCTCGGTGCGGTCCACCCGCACGATGGTCCTCCGGTCGCCCACGCGGCGCCGCAGCGTCTCGCGGCGTTCGGTGACGTCCGCGGCGGCGGCCCTTTCCCGCAGGTCGCCCGGGTCGGCCCCCAGCGGGTGCACCCCCACGGTGATGACGCGGCCGCCGAACTCCACGGTGCGGGCCGCAGTGTCCACGGCCACGTTGAGGAACGCCGCGCAGCAGTCCAGGAACGCGTCGGCCCAGCGGGGGCTGTGGAACCCCAGGTGGTCCGCGCCGAGCATGCCCTCCAACAGCTCCCGCGCGACGTCGGTGGGCAGCAGCCGGAAGTACTCGGGCGGAGCCCAGGGGGTGTGCGAGAAGTGCGTGATCCGCAGGTCGGGGCGGCGCTGGCGCAGCATCCACGGCACGAGGGAGAGGTGGTAGTCCTGCACGGCCACGCGGGCGTCGCCGGCGGCACCGTGCAGCAGCGCCTCGCAGAACGCGGTGTTGTACTCGCGGTACCGCTCCCAGTCGGCCCGGAAGCCACTACCGAAGGCGGGTTTGTTCGGGACGTCGTACAGCATGTGCTGGACGAACCACAGGGTCGAGTTCGCCACGGAGGTGTAGGCGCTGGCGAACGTGTCCGCGGGAATGTCCAGCATCCGTACCCGCATCCCCTCCGGGGCGTGACCGGTGTGGTCGATCCGCCCGTCGGGCGCGGCCGCCGCGGCCTCCCGGTCGGCGTCGGACAGCGCCGCGCACACCCACAGCGCGTCGGACTCGGTGGCGACCGAGCTCATCCCGGCTACCAGGCCTCCGCCGCCACGCCGGTGCTCCAGGGAACCGTCCTGTCGGTGTACGAACGAGACCGGACCCCGGTTCGAAGCGATGAGGAGCTGCGCCTTGTCCACCTGAGTGCCCACCTCTCACGTGAGATCGTGTCGTTGTCCGCGGGTGCCGACCGCTCCCTGTGGGGAGCGCGGCGGCCACGGTAGGTGTTGTCGGTGTCGCCTCCGCGGCCGGGCCGCAAACCCGCTGTGCGGGCCGAAACGCCGGCGGGTGCGCGCGACCGGCGGGGACGCGGGGGTGTTACCCGCGTCACGATTGGTGGAAAAACGGACACCCCGTGGGTTAGGGTGACCCGCGAATCCGAACCGGATCCGCAACAAATTTCATATTGCTCATCCAGAGGGGTGGAGGGACCGGCCCTGCGAAGCCCCGGCAACCACCTAGGCGCGCGCTTCTCGCGGAAATTGCGAGGCCGCCTGGCAGGTGCCAACTCCGGCCCGGTACCAGATCGGTTCCGCGGAAAGATGAGGGGAGACGCCTCGCATGGCGACTGTCGCCACCGAACCCCATCCGACGGCGAACGACGCTTTCGGCCCCGCCGCGGCCCTGTCCTGTCGGGAGTGCGGCCACCGTTACGAGCTGGGCCCGCGTTTCGCGTGCGAGTTCTGCTTCGGCCCGCTCGAGATCGCCTACGAGTTCGACAGCACCCGTGTGACCCGGGACGCCATCGCGCGCGGTCCCGCCAACATGTGGCGGTACGCTGACCTGCTGCCGGTCCCGCGCAACGTCGCCGAACTGCCGAACATGAACCCGGGCCTGACCTCGCTGGTCGCCGCCGACCGGCTCGCGGGCGAACTGGGGATGCGCTCGCTGCACGTCAAGGACGACTCCGCCAACCCGACGCACTCGTTCAAGGACCGGGTGGTGGCCATGGCGGTGGAGGCGGCCCGCACGTTCGGGTTCACCACCCTGTCGTGCTCCTCCACCGGCAACCTCGCCGGCGCGATCGGCGCCGCCGCAGCCCGCGCCGGCTTCGAGTCGTGCGTGTTCATCCCGGCCGGCCTGGAGCGGGGCAAGGTCGTGATGGCGGCCGTGTACGGCGGCAAGGTGGTGGCGCTGGACGGCACCTACGACGACGTCAACCGGTTCTGCTCCGAGCTCATCGGAGACCCGGCCGGTGAGGGCTGGGGCTTTGTCAACGTCAACCTGCGGCCCTACTACGCGGAGGGCTCCAAGACGCTGGCCTACGAGATCGCCGAGCAGCTCGGGTGGCGCCTCCCGGAGCAGATCATCGTACCGATCGCGTCCGGTTCCCAGCTCACCAAGATCGACAAGGGCTTCCAGGAGCTGATCAAGACCGGGCTGGTCGAGGACCGCCCGTACCGGATCTTCGGTGCCCAGGCCAGCGGGTGCGGACCCGTAGCCGGCGCCTGGGAGCGGGGCCACGACGTCGTCCAGCCGGTGAAGCCGGACACCATCGCCAAGTCGCTGGCGATCGGGAACCCCGCCGACGGCCCCTACGTCCTGGACGTCTGCGCCCGTACCGGTGGCGCCGTGGCGCACGTGGACGACGGGCAGATCGTGGACGCGATGAAGCTGCTCGCCCGGACCGAGGGCGTGTTCGCCGAGACGGCCGGCGGCGTCACCACCGGCGTGCTGCGCTCGCTGCTCGCCGAGGGGACGCTGGACCCGGAGGCCGAGACGGTGGTGCTCAACACCGGCGACGGCCTCAAGACCCTGGACGCGGTGGACTCCGGCGTCACCGCGACCCTCGCGCCGTCCCTGGACGCGTTCAAGGACGCCGGGCTGCTCTGACCGCGTCGTCGCGGTGCGAGCGCCGGACGCCCGAACGCCGGCCGCGCGCCGGCTGCCAACCATCCGAGGAGTGACCGTGAGCGTTAATGTCCGTGTCCCGACCATCTTGCGCAGCTACACCAAGGACGCGGCGCAGGTGACGGCCGAGGGGGAGAACCTGAAGGCCGTGCTGGCCGACCTGGAGGCGAACTACCCCGGAATCCTGGACCGGATCGTGGACGACTCCGGTAAGATCCGCCGGTTCGTCAACGTGTACGTGGGTGAGGAGGACGTCCGGTTCGCCGAGGGGCTGGAGACCGCGACGGCGGACGGCACCCAGGTCTCGATCATCCCGGCGGTGGCGGGCGGCTGCTGACCGCGCGCCGCGCGCCCCGCTGGGCAACCTGTCAACCCGCGCCCGTGAGTGAACGCGACACGGGCGCGGGTTTTCGTGTGCGCGGGTGAGGTGTCCTGCGGGTTCGCCGACGGCGTTACCGTGGACACGACGTTTGCAGTCTCCCCGGGAGAGTGCTAAA
This region of Haloactinospora alba genomic DNA includes:
- a CDS encoding alpha,alpha-trehalose-phosphate synthase (UDP-forming); the encoded protein is MDKAQLLIASNRGPVSFVHRQDGSLEHRRGGGGLVAGMSSVATESDALWVCAALSDADREAAAAAPDGRIDHTGHAPEGMRVRMLDIPADTFASAYTSVANSTLWFVQHMLYDVPNKPAFGSGFRADWERYREYNTAFCEALLHGAAGDARVAVQDYHLSLVPWMLRQRRPDLRITHFSHTPWAPPEYFRLLPTDVARELLEGMLGADHLGFHSPRWADAFLDCCAAFLNVAVDTAARTVEFGGRVITVGVHPLGADPGDLRERAAAADVTERRETLRRRVGDRRTIVRVDRTELSKNIVRGFAAYRELLTTRPEWRGAVTHLAFVYPSRGDVPEYREYTETVRSMAKEINDEFATAEWTPLVLEMDDDFPRSLAAYRMADALLVNPVRDGMNLVAKEGVTVSDDGCALVLSTEAGAADELGADALLVNPFDVTETANALHAALSMPRQERAARCGRLAEAAAAAPPQRWFTEQLRALR
- a CDS encoding MoaD/ThiS family protein, with amino-acid sequence MSVNVRVPTILRSYTKDAAQVTAEGENLKAVLADLEANYPGILDRIVDDSGKIRRFVNVYVGEEDVRFAEGLETATADGTQVSIIPAVAGGC
- the thrC gene encoding threonine synthase, which produces MATVATEPHPTANDAFGPAAALSCRECGHRYELGPRFACEFCFGPLEIAYEFDSTRVTRDAIARGPANMWRYADLLPVPRNVAELPNMNPGLTSLVAADRLAGELGMRSLHVKDDSANPTHSFKDRVVAMAVEAARTFGFTTLSCSSTGNLAGAIGAAAARAGFESCVFIPAGLERGKVVMAAVYGGKVVALDGTYDDVNRFCSELIGDPAGEGWGFVNVNLRPYYAEGSKTLAYEIAEQLGWRLPEQIIVPIASGSQLTKIDKGFQELIKTGLVEDRPYRIFGAQASGCGPVAGAWERGHDVVQPVKPDTIAKSLAIGNPADGPYVLDVCARTGGAVAHVDDGQIVDAMKLLARTEGVFAETAGGVTTGVLRSLLAEGTLDPEAETVVLNTGDGLKTLDAVDSGVTATLAPSLDAFKDAGLL